Proteins co-encoded in one Sebastes umbrosus isolate fSebUmb1 chromosome 20, fSebUmb1.pri, whole genome shotgun sequence genomic window:
- the entpd1 gene encoding ectonucleoside triphosphate diphosphohydrolase 1 isoform X3, with protein sequence MPAQREMKGKNPWQKPVTIIITVIGVIAIVALVTVAVLQNKPVHQKYKYGIVMDAGSSHTSLYIYQWPAEKDNNTGRVEQTHSCTVKGPGISSYASDPQKAGESLRECMQEAKRRVPDKRHHETPLYLGATAGMRLLNMVNSVASNKVFQAVEDTLQKSPFSFQGARLLTGGEEGAFGWVTVNYLDDRLSQGLATTGALDLGGASTQISFVSDNFDGSESPSNGVTFRLYGNDYNLYTNSFLCYGKDQAQRLAVAHQAKDSPVRVLDPCFNPGYSVDKEFSELYDSPCVSPLKPEGHPKKYTHIGTGNFTQCQETIRRIFNFTYCQYSQCSFNGVFQPRLQGPFGAFSAYFFVMNFLNLTDPSIHLEEVKEKLKSYCNTPWNELKNMYPNGRKYLAEYCFSGTYIVTLLTEGYNFTSQSYNDIKFIKKVSRSQTTPFLSNTPQSINFLCVCVCVCVCVCVCVSSCTSTLSKQV encoded by the exons ATGCCTGCACAAAGAG AGATGAAAGGGAAGAACCCCTGGCAAAAGCCTGtgaccatcatcatcactgtgaTTGGTGTCATAGCGATTGTTGCCTTGGTGACGGTAGCAGTTTTGCAGAACAAGCCCGTCCATCAAAAGTACAAG TATGGGATTGTGATGGACGCTGGCTCCTCCCACACATCTCTGTATATCTATCAGTGGCCAGCTGAGAAGGATAACAACACTGGAAGAGTTGAGCAGACGCATTCCTGCACAGTCAAAG GTCCAGGTATCTCCAGCTATGCGTCTGATCCACAGAAGGCAGGGGAGTCTCTGAGAGAATGCATGCAGGAGGCCAAGCGGCGGGTGCCCGATAAAAGACATCACGAGACCCCTCTTTATCTGGGGGCTACTGCTGGAATGAGACTGCTGAA tatggTGAACAGCGTGGCATCGAATAAGGTCTTTCAGGCCGTGGAGGACACCCTGCAAAAGTCCCCCTTTTCCTTTCAGGGAGCGAGACTACTCACCGGCGGGGAGGAGGGCGCCTTTGGCTGGGTCACGGTCAACTACTTGGATGACCGCCTCAGCCAG GGCTTGGCAACCACAGGCGCCCTTGACCTTGGCGGGGCCTCCACTCAGATTAGCTTTGTATCTGATAATTTCGACGGTTCAGAGTCACCCAGCAACGGCGTGACTTTCCGACTCTACGGAAATGACTATAACCTGTACACAAACAGCTTCCTGTGTTACGGGAAAGACCAAGCACAACGCCTGGCGGTGGCACACCAGGCAAAA GACAGTCCAGTAAGAGTATTGGATCCTTGTTTCAACCCTGGCTATAGTGTGGATAAGGAGTTCTCCGAACTCTATGATAGCCCCTGCGTGTCACCCTTGAAACCCGAAGGACATCCTAAAAAATACACTCACATTGGGACAGGAAACTTCACACAATGCCAGGAAACCATAAGAAGGATCTTCAACTTTACTTACTGCCAATACAGCCAATGCTCTTTCAATGGGGTCTTCCAGCCACGTTTGCAGGGGCCATTTGGG GCTTTCTCAGCTTACTTCTTTGTGATGAACTTCCTCAATCTgactgatccatccatccatctggaAGAGGTGAAGGAAAAGCTAAAAAGCTACTGCAATACCCCTTGGAATGAG CTAAAGAACATGTATCCAAACGGAAGGAAGTATCTGGCTGAGTACTGTTTCTCTGGCACGTACATCGTCACCCTGCTGACAGAAGGATACAACTTTACCTCACAGAGCTACAACGACataaaattcattaaaaaggtCAGTAGATCACAAACCACTCCTTTCCTGTCTAACACACCTCAGAGCATtaacttcctgtgtgtgtgtgtgtgt
- the entpd1 gene encoding ectonucleoside triphosphate diphosphohydrolase 1 isoform X2 — translation MKGKNPWQKPVTIIITVIGVIAIVALVTVAVLQNKPVHQKYKYGIVMDAGSSHTSLYIYQWPAEKDNNTGRVEQTHSCTVKGPGISSYASDPQKAGESLRECMQEAKRRVPDKRHHETPLYLGATAGMRLLNMVNSVASNKVFQAVEDTLQKSPFSFQGARLLTGGEEGAFGWVTVNYLDDRLSQGLATTGALDLGGASTQISFVSDNFDGSESPSNGVTFRLYGNDYNLYTNSFLCYGKDQAQRLAVAHQAKDSPVRVLDPCFNPGYSVDKEFSELYDSPCVSPLKPEGHPKKYTHIGTGNFTQCQETIRRIFNFTYCQYSQCSFNGVFQPRLQGPFGAFSAYFFVMNFLNLTDPSIHLEEVKEKLKSYCNTPWNELKNMYPNGRKYLAEYCFSGTYIVTLLTEGYNFTSQSYNDIKFIKKIKGSDAGWTLGYMLNLTNMIPAEAPDKPPLPHAGYVSIVTIIALLLFILFILSLRPLWPRCSKQPQIV, via the exons ATGAAAGGGAAGAACCCCTGGCAAAAGCCTGtgaccatcatcatcactgtgaTTGGTGTCATAGCGATTGTTGCCTTGGTGACGGTAGCAGTTTTGCAGAACAAGCCCGTCCATCAAAAGTACAAG TATGGGATTGTGATGGACGCTGGCTCCTCCCACACATCTCTGTATATCTATCAGTGGCCAGCTGAGAAGGATAACAACACTGGAAGAGTTGAGCAGACGCATTCCTGCACAGTCAAAG GTCCAGGTATCTCCAGCTATGCGTCTGATCCACAGAAGGCAGGGGAGTCTCTGAGAGAATGCATGCAGGAGGCCAAGCGGCGGGTGCCCGATAAAAGACATCACGAGACCCCTCTTTATCTGGGGGCTACTGCTGGAATGAGACTGCTGAA tatggTGAACAGCGTGGCATCGAATAAGGTCTTTCAGGCCGTGGAGGACACCCTGCAAAAGTCCCCCTTTTCCTTTCAGGGAGCGAGACTACTCACCGGCGGGGAGGAGGGCGCCTTTGGCTGGGTCACGGTCAACTACTTGGATGACCGCCTCAGCCAG GGCTTGGCAACCACAGGCGCCCTTGACCTTGGCGGGGCCTCCACTCAGATTAGCTTTGTATCTGATAATTTCGACGGTTCAGAGTCACCCAGCAACGGCGTGACTTTCCGACTCTACGGAAATGACTATAACCTGTACACAAACAGCTTCCTGTGTTACGGGAAAGACCAAGCACAACGCCTGGCGGTGGCACACCAGGCAAAA GACAGTCCAGTAAGAGTATTGGATCCTTGTTTCAACCCTGGCTATAGTGTGGATAAGGAGTTCTCCGAACTCTATGATAGCCCCTGCGTGTCACCCTTGAAACCCGAAGGACATCCTAAAAAATACACTCACATTGGGACAGGAAACTTCACACAATGCCAGGAAACCATAAGAAGGATCTTCAACTTTACTTACTGCCAATACAGCCAATGCTCTTTCAATGGGGTCTTCCAGCCACGTTTGCAGGGGCCATTTGGG GCTTTCTCAGCTTACTTCTTTGTGATGAACTTCCTCAATCTgactgatccatccatccatctggaAGAGGTGAAGGAAAAGCTAAAAAGCTACTGCAATACCCCTTGGAATGAG CTAAAGAACATGTATCCAAACGGAAGGAAGTATCTGGCTGAGTACTGTTTCTCTGGCACGTACATCGTCACCCTGCTGACAGAAGGATACAACTTTACCTCACAGAGCTACAACGACataaaattcattaaaaag atAAAAGGCAGTGACGCAGGCTGGACGCTGGGCTACATGTTGAATCTGACCAATATGATTCCAGCTGAGGCTCCTGACAAACCCCCTCTGCCCCACGCCGGCTACGTCTCCATAGTCACCATCATCGCactgctgctcttcatcctcttcatcctcagcCTGCGCCCTCTCTGGCCCCGCTGCTCCAAACAGCCACAGAtcgtataa
- the entpd1 gene encoding ectonucleoside triphosphate diphosphohydrolase 1 isoform X1 — protein sequence MPAQREMKGKNPWQKPVTIIITVIGVIAIVALVTVAVLQNKPVHQKYKYGIVMDAGSSHTSLYIYQWPAEKDNNTGRVEQTHSCTVKGPGISSYASDPQKAGESLRECMQEAKRRVPDKRHHETPLYLGATAGMRLLNMVNSVASNKVFQAVEDTLQKSPFSFQGARLLTGGEEGAFGWVTVNYLDDRLSQGLATTGALDLGGASTQISFVSDNFDGSESPSNGVTFRLYGNDYNLYTNSFLCYGKDQAQRLAVAHQAKDSPVRVLDPCFNPGYSVDKEFSELYDSPCVSPLKPEGHPKKYTHIGTGNFTQCQETIRRIFNFTYCQYSQCSFNGVFQPRLQGPFGAFSAYFFVMNFLNLTDPSIHLEEVKEKLKSYCNTPWNELKNMYPNGRKYLAEYCFSGTYIVTLLTEGYNFTSQSYNDIKFIKKIKGSDAGWTLGYMLNLTNMIPAEAPDKPPLPHAGYVSIVTIIALLLFILFILSLRPLWPRCSKQPQIV from the exons ATGCCTGCACAAAGAG AGATGAAAGGGAAGAACCCCTGGCAAAAGCCTGtgaccatcatcatcactgtgaTTGGTGTCATAGCGATTGTTGCCTTGGTGACGGTAGCAGTTTTGCAGAACAAGCCCGTCCATCAAAAGTACAAG TATGGGATTGTGATGGACGCTGGCTCCTCCCACACATCTCTGTATATCTATCAGTGGCCAGCTGAGAAGGATAACAACACTGGAAGAGTTGAGCAGACGCATTCCTGCACAGTCAAAG GTCCAGGTATCTCCAGCTATGCGTCTGATCCACAGAAGGCAGGGGAGTCTCTGAGAGAATGCATGCAGGAGGCCAAGCGGCGGGTGCCCGATAAAAGACATCACGAGACCCCTCTTTATCTGGGGGCTACTGCTGGAATGAGACTGCTGAA tatggTGAACAGCGTGGCATCGAATAAGGTCTTTCAGGCCGTGGAGGACACCCTGCAAAAGTCCCCCTTTTCCTTTCAGGGAGCGAGACTACTCACCGGCGGGGAGGAGGGCGCCTTTGGCTGGGTCACGGTCAACTACTTGGATGACCGCCTCAGCCAG GGCTTGGCAACCACAGGCGCCCTTGACCTTGGCGGGGCCTCCACTCAGATTAGCTTTGTATCTGATAATTTCGACGGTTCAGAGTCACCCAGCAACGGCGTGACTTTCCGACTCTACGGAAATGACTATAACCTGTACACAAACAGCTTCCTGTGTTACGGGAAAGACCAAGCACAACGCCTGGCGGTGGCACACCAGGCAAAA GACAGTCCAGTAAGAGTATTGGATCCTTGTTTCAACCCTGGCTATAGTGTGGATAAGGAGTTCTCCGAACTCTATGATAGCCCCTGCGTGTCACCCTTGAAACCCGAAGGACATCCTAAAAAATACACTCACATTGGGACAGGAAACTTCACACAATGCCAGGAAACCATAAGAAGGATCTTCAACTTTACTTACTGCCAATACAGCCAATGCTCTTTCAATGGGGTCTTCCAGCCACGTTTGCAGGGGCCATTTGGG GCTTTCTCAGCTTACTTCTTTGTGATGAACTTCCTCAATCTgactgatccatccatccatctggaAGAGGTGAAGGAAAAGCTAAAAAGCTACTGCAATACCCCTTGGAATGAG CTAAAGAACATGTATCCAAACGGAAGGAAGTATCTGGCTGAGTACTGTTTCTCTGGCACGTACATCGTCACCCTGCTGACAGAAGGATACAACTTTACCTCACAGAGCTACAACGACataaaattcattaaaaag atAAAAGGCAGTGACGCAGGCTGGACGCTGGGCTACATGTTGAATCTGACCAATATGATTCCAGCTGAGGCTCCTGACAAACCCCCTCTGCCCCACGCCGGCTACGTCTCCATAGTCACCATCATCGCactgctgctcttcatcctcttcatcctcagcCTGCGCCCTCTCTGGCCCCGCTGCTCCAAACAGCCACAGAtcgtataa